The sequence AGCAACTCCACGATGTGACGGTCCAGCTCCTCCATATGGATCAATCTATGGCCAGGAGTCCTTCCTGGCACAGCTGCCCAGCCCTTGGGACGGCACCTGCGCCGGGCATGTGACCAACGCCACAGGTTTACGGACCGGTAGTCGGACACGGAATGGTTACGGCCGATCGGCGGCGGGAAGTGCTTGCTGTGGCCGAGGCCACGGCGCCATGTCGGCCCACCCGAGGGGGGATTTCCCATGCACAGCCTGAAGCTCACCGGACGTATCGAACCGGAGCCCGTCGATCCGTTCGAGGACGCCGCCGCCGACACGTACGACACATTCGAGATGTACCGGGTCCTCTGCCCGGACTGCGCGCAGCCCATCGCGCTGCTGGCCGATGAGGACGTGCTGCCGGAGCACGCGCTGTGCCCGTCTCCGTGGAATCCGTTCGGGCTCACCGTGTGCGCCGGTACGGGGCGTTCGGCGGCCGGGGCGCGGCCCGCGGACGAGACGGCCGGGTCCCAGGAGCAGGAGACGGCCCTGCTGTTGACGCTCCCCCAGGGGCTGGACTGGAGGATGCAGCCGTTCTCGCACGCCGGTGGTGCCGGCTCCCGCCCGATCAGGGTGCCGGCGCAGCCGCGGCGCGAGGCCGCCTGAGCCGCCGCCCGTCCGGCCGGGGTGCGCGAGCGGCCCGGCCACCGCGGAGAACCGGGTGAACACGCGCCCGAATCGAACAGCCAGTGACCCGGCCGCCTCCCGCGGCGTTGGCCCGGTATGACCCCGCTGCATTCCACGGCCGGCCCCGGTCGCCGTCGTCTCTCCGTTCCGGCCCCCGAAGAATCGGTTCCGCAATCCGGTTCCGTACCGGCGTCGCGGTCCGAGCCGCCCCGTTCCGCGCCGCGCCCGGTGCCCCAGTCGAGCGATCCGCCGATCTACCGGGCACTGCTGCGGCACTGGGAGAGCACCGGGCGGACCCTGCCGGGCCGTCATGACCAGGACTGGAACCGGATCATGACGACGCCCGTGTGGGCGGAGCGGCCGCTCGGGGTCAGCGGGACTCAGGGCCCGCCAGGTGGCGGGCGATGACCATCCGCTGGATCTGATTGGTGCCCTCGACGATCTGGAGCACCTTGGCCTCGCGCATGAGGCGTTCGACGGGGAAGTCCTGCGTGTAGCCGTACCCGCCGAGCACCTGGACGGCGTCGACGGTCACCTGCATCGCGGCGTCCGTACAGAAGAGCTTGGCCATGGCGGCCTGGCGGGAGAAGGGGCGGCCCGCGTCCCGCAGCCGGGCGGCCTCCAGATAGAGCGCCCGGCCCGCCTCGATCCGGGTGGCCATGTCGGCCAGCATGAACCGCAGCCCCTGGAAGTCGGCGATGGGGCGGCCGAACTGTTCGCGCCCGGTGGCGTAGCCGAGGGCCTCGTTCAGCGCGGCCTGGGCCACGCCGATGGCACAGGCGGCGATGCCGAGCCGGCCGGAGTCGAGGGCGGACAGGGCGATCGCGAAGCCCTGGCCCTCCTCACCGATCCGGTTCACGTCCGGGACGCGCACCCCGTCGAAGTGGAGCTGGGCGGTGGGCGAGCCCTTCATGCCCATCTTCTTCTCGGGGACGGCGGCGCTCAGTCCGGCGGCGTCGCCGGGGACGAGGAAGGCGGTGATGCCGCGCGGGCCCTCGACGCCGGTACGGGCCAGCACGGTGTAGAAGTCCGCGACGCCGCCGTGCGTGATCCACGCCTTGGTACCGGTGATGACCCAGTCGTCGCCGTCCCGTACGGCCTTGGTGCGCAACGAGGCGGCGTCGGAGCCGGAGGCGGGCTCGGAGAGGCAGTAGGCGCCCAGCAGGCCGCCGGAGAGCATCGC comes from Streptomyces sp. Mut1 and encodes:
- a CDS encoding acyl-CoA dehydrogenase family protein; this translates as MSDRAPQWVERRLPTEESSQLVALVRDIVQREIMPRAAEEEEAGRFPREVFTLLSESGLLGLPYDSAHGGGDQPYEVYLQVLEELSAARLTVGLGVSVHSLACHALAGYGTKDQQAEHLPAMLSGGLLGAYCLSEPASGSDAASLRTKAVRDGDDWVITGTKAWITHGGVADFYTVLARTGVEGPRGITAFLVPGDAAGLSAAVPEKKMGMKGSPTAQLHFDGVRVPDVNRIGEEGQGFAIALSALDSGRLGIAACAIGVAQAALNEALGYATGREQFGRPIADFQGLRFMLADMATRIEAGRALYLEAARLRDAGRPFSRQAAMAKLFCTDAAMQVTVDAVQVLGGYGYTQDFPVERLMREAKVLQIVEGTNQIQRMVIARHLAGPESR